One window from the genome of Marinobacter sp. LV10R510-11A encodes:
- a CDS encoding DUF1456 family protein, whose protein sequence is MTNNDVLRRIRYAFDLKDPTMVEVFSLADFSATEEQVSAWLKKEEDDAFLKLNDTELAAFLNGFINFKRGKRDGQLPKTEESLNNNMVFQKLRIALDLKADDILDIFKLIDFRLSKHELSAFFRKPGSNNYRECKDQILRNFLLGLQCKLRPNHNASDFNKPGD, encoded by the coding sequence TTGACCAATAATGATGTTTTGCGCCGTATACGTTATGCCTTTGATCTAAAAGACCCAACCATGGTTGAGGTCTTCTCTTTGGCAGATTTTAGCGCAACCGAAGAGCAAGTTTCGGCTTGGTTGAAAAAGGAAGAGGATGATGCTTTTCTCAAACTAAATGACACAGAGCTAGCAGCGTTTCTTAATGGTTTTATCAATTTTAAGCGTGGAAAACGCGACGGCCAGCTGCCAAAAACGGAAGAAAGTTTGAATAATAACATGGTGTTCCAGAAGCTTCGGATTGCTCTAGATTTAAAAGCTGATGACATTTTAGATATTTTTAAACTGATAGACTTTCGTTTGAGTAAGCATGAATTAAGTGCGTTTTTCCGTAAGCCAGGAAGCAATAATTATCGCGAGTGTAAAGATCAAATTCTTCGGAATTTTTTATTAGGCCTCCAATGCAAATTGCGACCAAACCACAACGCTTCAGATTTCAATAAACCGGGGGATTAG
- a CDS encoding DsbA family oxidoreductase, which yields MKTIQIDIVSDIACPWCAIGYARLELAMARLAPVYEFIVEWHAFELNPDHSGAGEPILPALARKYGRSEEEMRSSQSEMMTIAKELGVNFEKLQERLTCNTFDAHRLVKWAGEQGRQTQMKQTLFEAYFGRAEDVSDHDVLVRCAEVLGLDPAKAKGVLESDQYARVVREDEATYQQAGVTAVPAFIINSKYLISGAQEPDTLVQALQEAGTD from the coding sequence ATGAAAACGATACAGATTGATATCGTTTCCGACATCGCCTGCCCATGGTGCGCTATCGGCTATGCGCGCCTGGAGCTCGCCATGGCGCGGTTGGCGCCAGTGTATGAGTTCATTGTTGAATGGCATGCGTTTGAGCTGAACCCGGATCACAGCGGGGCAGGTGAGCCGATTCTGCCAGCATTGGCCAGAAAGTATGGACGGAGCGAGGAGGAGATGCGATCGAGTCAGAGCGAGATGATGACGATCGCCAAGGAGCTCGGCGTCAACTTCGAAAAATTACAGGAGCGATTAACCTGCAATACCTTCGATGCCCATCGGTTGGTCAAATGGGCTGGCGAGCAAGGCCGCCAAACCCAGATGAAGCAAACACTGTTCGAAGCCTATTTTGGCAGAGCAGAGGATGTATCTGACCACGATGTTCTCGTCAGATGCGCTGAAGTCCTGGGGCTGGACCCAGCAAAAGCCAAAGGTGTGCTGGAATCGGATCAGTACGCTCGTGTGGTGCGGGAAGACGAGGCCACTTATCAGCAAGCGGGTGTCACGGCTGTGCCGGCGTTCATTATTAACAGCAAGTACCTTATCTCCGGTGCCCAGGAGCCCGACACCTTGGTGCAGGCGCTGCAAGAGGCTGGTACAGATTGA
- a CDS encoding class I SAM-dependent methyltransferase produces MDGEIDGQKYDSNRRTSPAAFFREFLRKPCQVGSVIPSSRFLEQRIVDASDLSAARRVVELGPGTGGTTRAFLRHLSQDAQLLSIELSPFFHEFLDEIADPRYTNHLGSAEDLAEILALYHMGKPDVIISGIPFSKMPKAVASRVAHAVKDNLTEGGRFVAYQFRRDVARITNPIMGTPASCALEMRNIPPMWVFRWCKAAEIDHDDSAL; encoded by the coding sequence ATGGACGGGGAAATTGATGGCCAGAAGTACGATTCAAACCGGAGAACGAGTCCAGCGGCGTTCTTCCGTGAATTCTTGCGGAAACCGTGTCAGGTGGGCTCGGTCATCCCCAGTTCGCGATTCCTGGAGCAGCGGATCGTCGACGCGTCGGACCTGTCCGCCGCCAGGCGGGTAGTGGAGCTGGGCCCCGGTACTGGCGGCACCACGCGAGCGTTTCTGCGGCACCTGAGTCAGGATGCACAACTGCTTTCAATCGAGTTGAGTCCCTTTTTTCATGAGTTTCTCGACGAGATCGCAGACCCGCGCTACACCAATCACCTGGGCAGCGCTGAGGATCTCGCAGAGATTCTGGCGTTGTACCATATGGGCAAACCGGATGTGATTATCTCCGGCATCCCCTTCTCGAAAATGCCGAAAGCCGTTGCTTCCCGGGTGGCGCATGCGGTGAAGGACAACCTAACGGAGGGTGGGCGCTTCGTTGCCTATCAGTTCCGCCGGGATGTAGCCCGGATTACCAACCCGATCATGGGAACACCTGCCAGCTGTGCGCTGGAAATGCGGAATATCCCGCCGATGTGGGTTTTTCGTTGGTGTAAGGCTGCTGAAATCGATCATGATGATAGCGCCTTGTGA
- a CDS encoding diguanylate cyclase domain-containing protein yields the protein MKQHPSFAVILLALIGLVFSAALSRSLYLEESETITGEFRADVTLLATAFEREVLLNLEILFALKTSVGMMPEMDAELFGKLTGPVLERSPAIKAFAWAPVVRQEDRHWLVPVQFIEPIADNRPAIGFDLSSEEKRRAALLTAGETGRMVATAAIELVQEQHNRNGLLVFAPLYSGASDTTAEDRAVRHYGFLNGVFRIGELVSKSIPTAVDSNILIQVVDRTEGGRDVIYSTGRSSDARWLRNMVHEVPLAPVAGRNWVVQAMPGKTFVSARRGYLPWLVIGFGFSFIALLVFFAVRSLRQNAELNTTKRELEKISLTDALTGLANRRHFDLYFDQEWSRALRQSHPISMVMVDIDYFKAFNDAYGHPWGDQCLKQVAQALEKVVQRPTDLVARYGGEEFALVLPDTQDAAAVVEACRVAIQALGIVHEFSDVATVVTISAGVCSLVPTKKMSSELLIQQADNALYEAKETGRNKVFQAARPKNRFTVRPCG from the coding sequence ATGAAGCAGCACCCTTCATTCGCGGTGATTCTGTTAGCGCTGATTGGTTTGGTGTTTAGTGCCGCTCTCAGCCGTAGCTTGTACCTCGAGGAAAGCGAAACCATCACCGGAGAGTTTCGTGCGGATGTCACCCTGCTTGCGACCGCCTTTGAACGTGAAGTACTGCTGAACCTTGAAATCCTGTTCGCCTTAAAGACCTCTGTGGGCATGATGCCGGAGATGGATGCAGAGCTTTTTGGCAAGCTGACCGGGCCGGTACTTGAGCGCTCTCCGGCCATCAAGGCGTTTGCCTGGGCTCCAGTTGTGAGACAGGAAGATCGGCACTGGCTCGTTCCTGTGCAGTTCATCGAGCCTATAGCGGATAATCGGCCTGCTATTGGTTTTGACTTGTCGAGCGAGGAAAAGCGGCGGGCGGCACTGTTAACTGCGGGAGAAACCGGGCGAATGGTCGCGACGGCTGCCATCGAGCTGGTACAGGAACAGCACAACCGGAACGGCTTGCTGGTTTTTGCGCCTTTGTACAGTGGGGCGTCCGATACCACAGCGGAAGACCGGGCGGTGCGCCATTATGGCTTTCTGAACGGTGTATTTCGGATAGGTGAGTTGGTGAGCAAGTCGATTCCGACGGCGGTCGACAGCAACATCCTGATTCAGGTTGTGGATCGCACCGAGGGAGGGCGGGATGTGATATACAGCACTGGCCGCTCCAGCGACGCGCGTTGGCTGAGAAACATGGTTCATGAAGTACCCCTTGCGCCCGTAGCAGGCCGAAATTGGGTGGTTCAGGCCATGCCTGGGAAGACATTTGTGAGTGCCAGGCGGGGCTATCTTCCTTGGCTTGTCATCGGGTTCGGTTTTTCCTTCATCGCATTGCTGGTGTTCTTTGCGGTGCGAAGCCTGCGGCAGAATGCCGAACTGAACACAACCAAGCGCGAGCTGGAGAAAATTTCCCTAACCGATGCTTTGACAGGGCTTGCCAATCGCCGGCATTTTGATCTTTATTTTGATCAGGAGTGGTCGAGGGCTTTACGCCAGAGTCATCCGATTTCGATGGTTATGGTGGATATCGATTACTTTAAAGCATTTAATGATGCTTATGGTCACCCGTGGGGTGATCAGTGTCTGAAACAGGTTGCGCAAGCATTAGAAAAGGTGGTGCAACGGCCCACCGATCTGGTCGCTCGTTATGGCGGTGAGGAGTTCGCTCTGGTGCTGCCAGACACCCAGGATGCTGCCGCGGTTGTTGAGGCCTGCCGGGTCGCCATTCAAGCGCTTGGCATTGTGCATGAATTCTCAGATGTGGCGACGGTCGTTACCATCAGCGCAGGCGTTTGTAGCTTGGTTCCAACCAAGAAAATGTCATCTGAACTACTGATACAACAAGCAGATAATGCACTTTACGAAGCCAAGGAAACCGGGCGCAATAAAGTATTTCAGGCCGCGCGTCCTAAAAACCGCTTTACCGTCAGGCCCTGCGGGTAG
- a CDS encoding Replicative DNA helicase, producing the protein MINTKIYKSVYSLAEQLMEADKKEDQEAFDSRYAELKAICTDNENTDKDHPEQWETLADFTEDSEEALAGYEKALEKAIAINAKDHMSSIAFSMATLQVELGRTDAAIKNLQDAKVNANKIDDKEFKTEIDELLESLLAG; encoded by the coding sequence ATGATTAATACCAAAATATATAAGTCTGTCTATAGCTTGGCTGAACAGCTCATGGAGGCGGACAAAAAAGAGGATCAAGAGGCATTTGATTCGCGCTATGCAGAGTTGAAAGCCATTTGCACTGACAACGAGAACACCGATAAAGACCATCCAGAGCAATGGGAAACACTTGCTGATTTTACAGAAGATTCAGAAGAGGCTTTGGCGGGCTACGAAAAAGCCCTAGAGAAGGCCATCGCCATCAATGCGAAAGATCATATGTCATCGATCGCATTCTCCATGGCGACATTGCAAGTTGAGTTAGGCCGAACTGATGCGGCTATAAAGAATCTTCAAGATGCAAAAGTTAACGCGAATAAAATTGACGATAAGGAATTTAAAACGGAAATAGATGAACTGCTTGAAAGCCTATTGGCAGGCTAG
- a CDS encoding IS30 family transposase — MGYRQLTQAQRYQISAFLRVGWSQRKIAREINCHSSTISRELRRNRSLTEYEPMEASRLSIHRRKGARKSHKRAPSLIDWVAKQIQSEWSPDQIAGFMRRVGSIQVSHQWIYNLIYRDKIAGGDLWRYCRLPYQRRYQRHLAKRAGLGKIPDRVGIECRPKAVDDRLHIGHWEGDTILHGHKNSGAVTLVERRSGYLLAGCVPKLKAHLVTDVIIRELRPIRGAVQTMTLDNGSEFSDHQTFSKALSLTSYFCDPYRSSQRGSNENTNGLLRQYFPKGTDFAKVSRKATRQAVNRLNNRPRKRLGYRTPAEVFWGEYSGGLDTSGAALIT; from the coding sequence ATGGGATACCGACAACTGACCCAGGCACAACGATACCAGATTTCGGCCTTCTTGAGAGTAGGCTGGAGCCAGCGGAAAATAGCCCGGGAGATCAACTGCCACAGCTCGACCATCAGTCGGGAGCTACGTCGTAATCGAAGCCTGACTGAATACGAGCCGATGGAAGCCAGTCGTTTGTCCATACATCGGCGCAAAGGAGCTCGCAAATCTCATAAACGAGCGCCCTCATTGATAGATTGGGTGGCCAAGCAGATTCAGAGTGAATGGAGTCCTGATCAGATAGCCGGTTTTATGAGGCGAGTTGGCAGTATCCAAGTCAGCCATCAGTGGATTTACAATCTGATTTACCGGGACAAAATAGCAGGTGGCGACCTCTGGAGGTATTGTCGCTTGCCTTACCAGAGACGTTATCAGCGCCATCTTGCCAAGCGAGCGGGGTTAGGCAAGATCCCGGATCGCGTAGGCATTGAGTGCCGCCCTAAAGCCGTCGATGATCGCCTGCATATAGGCCACTGGGAAGGAGATACAATCCTTCACGGGCATAAGAATTCAGGCGCGGTCACTCTGGTTGAAAGACGGTCCGGCTACCTGCTCGCAGGCTGTGTGCCGAAGCTGAAAGCCCACTTAGTTACAGATGTCATCATCCGTGAGTTAAGGCCGATCAGAGGGGCCGTACAGACGATGACACTGGACAACGGTTCTGAATTTTCGGACCACCAAACATTTAGCAAAGCGTTGTCGCTGACGTCGTATTTCTGTGACCCTTACCGGTCCAGTCAGCGTGGCTCCAACGAGAATACGAATGGCCTATTGAGGCAATACTTTCCGAAAGGCACTGACTTCGCCAAGGTGTCCAGAAAGGCAACCAGGCAAGCGGTGAACAGACTGAATAACCGACCACGAAAACGGCTGGGTTATCGCACACCGGCAGAAGTTTTCTGGGGCGAATACTCAGGAGGCTTGGATACGAGCGGTGCTGCACTTATTACTTGA